CTGGGACTTAAGCCCCTGGTTGACGATGACCGGCTTGATCGTCGGCGCCACCGGCGGTTTCTATAATCTGGTTCGAATCATGAACTGGAACGAGCGGCGGCGCCAAAGAAGGGGCCGTCAGGGCGAGTGAGGACCATGAACGAAGAAGTTGCCGACGATGGTCCAACCGGCAGCAGGGGCGCCCACCGGCTGGAGCGGAACAACCTCCTGCTGGTTGTCGTCGGAACCGCGGCCTTTGCCTTCACCGGCGACCTAAGGCAGGTCTTGGGGTTTTTGGCCGGCGGCCTGGTGACCGTCGCCAATTTGAGGCTTTTCCGCCTCATCGTGGCAGGCTTGACCGGGATCAAGCAGGTGACGAAGGGCAAATTGCTGGCCCAGGTCCTGCTCAAGTT
This sequence is a window from bacterium. Protein-coding genes within it:
- a CDS encoding ATP synthase subunit I, producing the protein MNEEVADDGPTGSRGAHRLERNNLLLVVVGTAAFAFTGDLRQVLGFLAGGLVTVANLRLFRLIVAGLTGIKQVTKGKLLAQVLLKFFGLIAVLAFLMLVVKPAPIPFLLGLSTVVLAVAIEGLLGLLRSE